In Acidovorax sp. GBBC 1281, a single window of DNA contains:
- the pbpC gene encoding penicillin-binding protein 1C: protein MGRALLALGLACIAAPAAWALPTFNEVRADYRPSDTLVLSREGEVLQRLRTDATVRRGQWVPLAEVSPALRTALVLSEDKRFYEHSGVDWRAVSAAAWGNLWNQRTRGASTLTMQLAGLLDGDWRQGAGGRSVVQKLGQTVAAQVLERRWRKDQVLEAYLNLVPFRGEIVGIDALSRTLFGKAAHGLDEREAAVAAALVRAPNARPALVAQRACGVLREMQKPVVPSCDALDLFTTAALQRRAFDGADGVAPHFARYLLRQPVAAQSVPSDTPAADAASPRRERVTSTLSAPLQRFAVQTLHQHLRELRGRNVEDGAVVVLDNATGEVLAWVGSSGALSQAGEVDGVLAPRQPGSTLKPFLYAQAFAEQRLTAASLIEDSSAHIPTASGLYIPQNYDRQFKGWVSARTALAASLNVPAVRTLVMVSPDAFFRQLRALGLPLRESGDYFGYSLALGSAEVPLLHLTNAYRALANGGRYGPVAVTPVQQGAGAPRAATPAAPAMDPRAAFLVGDILSDGNARARTFGTDSVLATRFWTAVKTGTSKDMRDNWALGWSRRYTVGVWVGNASGAPMHDVSGTSGAAPVWAEIMGWLHRAGAGVRSRPPAPPEGLVQAAVRFGPEPGGARLIESARQEWFIAGTQQPLFAIDNVAEQPMKALASGQNRPNPAASASEDGLQAPSPRILSPAPGTIVALDPDIPPDRQRLQFAATPVQPQAHAGLRWRIDGRVQGRGPQWAWLPWPGRHRVELLDGGGQVLDTISLEVRGAGLKK from the coding sequence GTGGGGCGGGCGCTGCTCGCGCTGGGTCTGGCCTGCATCGCCGCCCCGGCCGCCTGGGCCTTGCCCACCTTCAACGAGGTGCGTGCGGACTATCGCCCCTCCGACACGCTGGTGCTCTCGCGCGAGGGCGAGGTGCTGCAGCGCCTGCGCACCGATGCCACCGTGCGGCGCGGCCAGTGGGTGCCGCTGGCCGAGGTCTCGCCCGCGCTGCGCACGGCGCTGGTGCTCAGCGAGGACAAGCGCTTTTACGAGCACAGCGGCGTGGACTGGCGCGCGGTGTCGGCCGCCGCCTGGGGCAACCTGTGGAACCAGCGCACGCGCGGCGCGAGCACGCTCACCATGCAATTGGCCGGCCTGCTCGATGGCGACTGGCGCCAGGGCGCGGGCGGGCGCAGCGTGGTGCAAAAGCTGGGGCAGACCGTGGCCGCCCAGGTGCTGGAGCGGCGCTGGCGCAAGGACCAGGTGCTGGAGGCTTACCTCAACCTGGTGCCGTTTCGCGGCGAGATCGTGGGCATCGACGCGCTCTCGCGCACGCTGTTCGGCAAGGCCGCGCACGGGTTGGACGAGCGCGAGGCCGCGGTGGCCGCCGCGCTGGTGCGCGCCCCCAATGCCCGGCCCGCCCTGGTCGCGCAGCGCGCCTGCGGGGTGCTGCGCGAGATGCAAAAGCCGGTGGTGCCGTCCTGCGATGCGCTGGACCTGTTCACCACCGCCGCGCTGCAGCGCCGGGCCTTCGACGGCGCCGATGGCGTGGCCCCGCACTTCGCGCGCTACCTGCTGCGCCAGCCCGTGGCGGCGCAATCGGTGCCGTCGGATACCCCGGCCGCGGATGCCGCCTCGCCGCGCCGCGAGCGCGTCACCTCCACCCTGAGCGCGCCGCTGCAGCGCTTTGCGGTGCAGACGCTGCACCAGCACCTGCGGGAGCTGCGGGGCCGCAACGTGGAGGACGGCGCCGTGGTGGTGCTGGACAACGCCACGGGCGAGGTGCTGGCGTGGGTGGGGTCGTCCGGCGCTTTGAGCCAGGCGGGCGAGGTGGACGGCGTGCTGGCCCCGCGCCAGCCGGGCTCCACGCTCAAGCCGTTCCTGTATGCGCAGGCTTTCGCCGAGCAGCGCCTGACGGCGGCGTCCCTCATCGAGGATTCGAGCGCGCACATCCCGACGGCCAGCGGGCTCTACATTCCGCAGAACTACGACCGCCAGTTCAAGGGCTGGGTGTCCGCGCGCACGGCGCTGGCGGCGTCGCTCAACGTGCCGGCGGTGCGCACGCTGGTCATGGTGTCGCCCGATGCCTTCTTTCGCCAGTTGCGCGCGCTGGGGCTGCCGCTGCGCGAAAGCGGCGACTATTTCGGCTACAGCCTGGCCCTGGGCAGCGCCGAGGTGCCGCTGCTGCACCTGACCAACGCCTACCGGGCGCTGGCCAACGGCGGGCGCTACGGACCGGTGGCCGTGACGCCCGTGCAGCAGGGCGCCGGTGCACCGCGCGCGGCCACGCCAGCGGCGCCGGCGATGGACCCGCGCGCGGCCTTCCTGGTGGGCGACATCCTGTCGGACGGCAATGCCCGCGCGCGCACCTTCGGCACCGACAGCGTGCTGGCCACCCGCTTCTGGACCGCCGTGAAGACCGGCACCAGCAAGGACATGCGCGACAACTGGGCGCTGGGCTGGTCGCGCCGCTACACGGTGGGCGTGTGGGTGGGCAACGCGAGCGGCGCGCCCATGCACGACGTGAGCGGCACCAGCGGCGCCGCGCCCGTGTGGGCCGAGATCATGGGCTGGCTGCACCGCGCCGGCGCGGGCGTGCGCAGCCGCCCGCCCGCACCGCCCGAGGGGCTGGTGCAGGCGGCCGTGCGCTTCGGCCCCGAGCCCGGTGGCGCGCGCCTGATCGAAAGCGCGCGGCAGGAGTGGTTCATCGCCGGCACGCAGCAGCCCCTTTTTGCTATCGATAACGTAGCAGAACAACCAATGAAAGCCCTGGCGTCCGGCCAAAATCGCCCCAACCCGGCCGCCAGCGCATCCGAGGACGGCCTGCAGGCCCCGTCGCCGCGCATCCTCTCGCCCGCGCCCGGCACCATCGTGGCGCTGGACCCGGACATTCCGCCCGACCGCCAGCGGCTGCAGTTCGCGGCGACCCCGGTGCAGCCCCAGGCGCACGCCGGCCTGCGCTGGCGCATCGATGGCCGGGTGCAGGGCCGGGGCCCGCAGTGGGCGTGGCTCCCGTGGCCCGGGCGGCACCGCGTGGAGTTGCTGGACGGCGGCGGGCAGGTGCTGGACACGATCAGCCTCGAAGTGCGGGGCGCAGGACTCAAGAAATGA
- a CDS encoding Rap1a/Tai family immunity protein, whose amino-acid sequence MATAAGLAGGAAFAQAMPPRLSAPLPTTQNAMINNTQITTDDFRQAYVSPAPQVRQQAELYLTGVLDATEGRAWCGYPTLKTITIDERLFTELKKVEGPALQQRASKTLVAILSKQFPCRSPR is encoded by the coding sequence ATGGCAACCGCCGCCGGCCTGGCCGGCGGCGCCGCGTTCGCCCAAGCCATGCCACCGCGCCTGTCGGCCCCGCTGCCCACCACGCAGAACGCGATGATCAACAACACGCAGATCACGACGGACGATTTCCGGCAGGCCTACGTCAGCCCGGCGCCGCAGGTGCGGCAGCAGGCCGAGCTCTACCTCACGGGCGTGCTCGACGCCACCGAGGGGCGTGCGTGGTGCGGCTACCCCACGCTCAAGACCATCACCATCGACGAGCGCCTGTTCACGGAGTTGAAAAAGGTCGAAGGCCCGGCCCTGCAGCAGCGCGCCTCCAAAACCCTGGTCGCCATCCTGTCCAAGCAATTCCCTTGCCGGAGCCCGCGTTGA
- a CDS encoding T6SS effector amidase Tae4 family protein: protein MTKPIFENLKSHHYSSDRMQPTRFMDGDSVYREIGYDMSQLKRQNAGYENTCAVRMSLALLKSGTGITGRLKIKEGPLKGRFVEPGAKLLADQLMQRGVLCYPQILTPDNVQAKIQGKRGVIFFWKMASYNGGHIDLVESTNAAAVCSSACYFDSKEIWFWPLD, encoded by the coding sequence TTGACCAAGCCCATCTTCGAGAACCTCAAGTCCCACCACTATTCTTCCGACCGCATGCAGCCGACCCGATTCATGGACGGCGACAGCGTGTACCGCGAGATCGGATACGACATGAGCCAGCTGAAGCGGCAGAACGCCGGCTACGAAAACACCTGCGCGGTCCGCATGAGCCTGGCGCTGCTGAAGTCGGGCACCGGCATCACCGGGCGCCTGAAAATCAAGGAAGGCCCGCTCAAAGGCCGGTTCGTGGAGCCGGGCGCGAAATTGCTGGCCGACCAGCTCATGCAGCGGGGCGTACTGTGCTACCCGCAGATCCTCACGCCCGACAACGTGCAGGCAAAGATCCAGGGAAAGCGCGGCGTGATCTTCTTTTGGAAGATGGCCAGCTACAACGGCGGCCACATCGATCTGGTGGAGTCCACCAACGCCGCAGCAGTCTGCAGCTCGGCCTGCTATTTCGACTCCAAGGAAATCTGGTTCTGGCCGCTGGACTGA
- a CDS encoding nuclear transport factor 2 family protein yields the protein MKQLLARCVLAAAIVLPVAAHAQVPVVEQPDHEQLLMSHDWRLAWNKRLVYNFWREVFEAGHMDLAPKYMAEDYIQHNPTVATGRAAFIAFFSQFVPPTPIEPRVKAPLVAITAEGDKVILSFVREMTDPQDPTKKYTTTWFDMFRIENGKIAEHWDAATKN from the coding sequence ATGAAGCAACTATTGGCCCGCTGCGTTCTCGCGGCGGCGATCGTCCTGCCGGTGGCGGCCCACGCCCAGGTGCCGGTGGTGGAGCAGCCCGACCACGAGCAATTGCTCATGAGCCACGACTGGCGGCTGGCGTGGAACAAGCGGCTGGTCTACAACTTCTGGCGCGAGGTGTTCGAGGCGGGCCACATGGACCTGGCGCCCAAGTACATGGCGGAAGACTACATCCAGCACAACCCCACGGTGGCCACGGGCCGCGCGGCCTTCATCGCCTTCTTCTCGCAGTTTGTGCCGCCCACGCCCATCGAGCCGCGCGTGAAGGCGCCTTTGGTGGCGATCACGGCCGAGGGCGACAAGGTCATCCTGAGCTTCGTGCGCGAAATGACGGACCCGCAGGACCCGACCAAGAAATACACGACGACCTGGTTCGACATGTTCCGCATCGAGAACGGCAAGATCGCCGAGCACTGGGACGCGGCCACCAAGAACTGA
- a CDS encoding HPF/RaiA family ribosome-associated protein, with protein sequence MQIFFQSRHPEATAMRDTVDRRVRFVLRRLSAQVPRADIQLADVNGPRGGVDKRCRIELRTDGAGPVVVSSVARDWRTALDEALARAARHVLRVWRRANAARRPSQRLPEIGP encoded by the coding sequence ATGCAGATTTTTTTCCAGTCCCGCCATCCCGAAGCGACCGCGATGCGCGATACCGTCGATCGCCGCGTGCGCTTCGTGCTCCGGCGCCTGAGTGCGCAGGTGCCGCGTGCCGATATTCAGCTGGCCGACGTGAACGGCCCCCGGGGCGGGGTGGACAAGCGCTGCCGGATCGAGCTGCGCACCGACGGCGCGGGCCCCGTGGTGGTCTCGTCGGTGGCCAGGGACTGGCGCACTGCGCTCGACGAAGCCCTGGCCCGCGCGGCCCGGCATGTGCTGCGCGTGTGGCGCCGCGCGAACGCGGCACGCAGGCCGAGCCAGCGTTTGCCTGAGATAGGGCCATGA
- a CDS encoding TerB family tellurite resistance protein: MRSYPTNSPEAAARIVGLLLISDGHVSRSETDALQRLDIERELGLAPGDFAQVLHALCEDLLMGARERRLLTGNLDEAALAALMAEVTEPELQQRVLHFACAAATADHHVAAAEAWIMEAALKHWRMGEASDPPEAAPVAAGL, translated from the coding sequence ATGCGCAGCTACCCCACCAACAGCCCCGAAGCAGCGGCCCGGATCGTCGGCCTGCTGCTGATCTCGGACGGCCACGTCAGCCGTTCGGAAACGGATGCCCTGCAGCGGCTGGACATCGAACGCGAACTCGGCCTGGCGCCCGGCGACTTCGCCCAGGTGCTGCACGCGCTGTGCGAAGACCTCTTGATGGGGGCGCGCGAGCGCCGCCTGCTGACCGGAAACCTCGACGAAGCCGCCCTGGCCGCCCTGATGGCCGAGGTGACCGAACCGGAACTGCAGCAGCGCGTGCTGCACTTCGCCTGCGCGGCGGCGACCGCGGACCACCACGTGGCGGCGGCCGAGGCCTGGATCATGGAAGCCGCGCTCAAACACTGGCGCATGGGCGAGGCATCCGATCCGCCCGAGGCCGCGCCGGTCGCGGCCGGCCTTTGA
- a CDS encoding LysR substrate-binding domain-containing protein: MLNYRHLYYFWMVAKEGGFARAADRLEMAVQTISAQVRDLEKDLGHQLLKPSGRGMVLTEAGQAAYARAEEIFQLGQGIPDEVREAASAKVARLSVGLSDGISKLAAHALLEPVLATPHLRLVCHEGEFDELLSELALHQLDVVLAGQAAPRNPNQRLTSEQIARSTLQWYGPASLVRKHARDRFPQSLQDLPVLLPTPHSPLRSTLDHWFDDLGVRPQVVGEFEDSALLAVFAARGLGVFPVSQLGAQDVGLVRGLRLLGDCPDIGEEVHAIWSRRGQHHPLVRQMVAAAHAVAAA; the protein is encoded by the coding sequence ATGTTGAACTACCGCCATCTCTACTATTTCTGGATGGTCGCCAAGGAAGGCGGCTTCGCCCGCGCCGCGGACCGCCTGGAGATGGCAGTGCAGACCATCAGCGCGCAGGTGCGGGATCTGGAGAAGGATCTGGGCCACCAGTTGCTCAAGCCCTCGGGCCGAGGCATGGTGCTGACCGAGGCGGGCCAGGCGGCCTATGCGCGGGCGGAAGAGATCTTCCAGCTGGGGCAGGGCATTCCCGACGAGGTGCGCGAGGCGGCCAGCGCCAAGGTTGCCCGGCTGTCGGTGGGGCTGTCGGACGGCATCTCCAAGCTGGCGGCGCATGCCCTGCTGGAGCCGGTGCTCGCCACACCGCACCTTCGCCTGGTGTGCCACGAGGGCGAGTTCGACGAGCTGCTGTCCGAGCTGGCCCTGCACCAACTGGATGTGGTGCTGGCCGGGCAGGCCGCGCCGCGCAACCCCAACCAGCGCCTGACCAGCGAGCAGATCGCGCGGTCCACGCTGCAGTGGTACGGGCCGGCATCTTTGGTCAGGAAACACGCGCGAGACCGGTTCCCCCAGTCGCTGCAGGACCTTCCCGTGCTGTTGCCCACGCCCCATTCTCCGCTGCGGTCCACGCTGGACCATTGGTTCGATGACCTCGGTGTGCGGCCCCAGGTGGTGGGCGAGTTCGAAGACAGCGCGCTGCTCGCGGTGTTCGCGGCCCGCGGGCTCGGGGTGTTTCCCGTGAGCCAGCTGGGCGCGCAGGACGTGGGGCTGGTGCGGGGCCTTCGCCTGCTGGGCGACTGCCCCGACATCGGCGAGGAGGTGCACGCCATCTGGTCGCGCCGCGGGCAGCACCATCCGCTGGTGCGCCAGATGGTCGCGGCGGCCCACGCGGTGGCCGCGGCCTAG
- a CDS encoding TRAP transporter substrate-binding protein, translating to MAMAAAVPVGAQTPLRAWNTHPDGYPVTEAMKSFISEVEASTQGRYTIKLFSDAVLGDQGKAVTMMKAGEIDLAEFNLGPLAEAAPGLQAFNLPFLFGDAAHMFRYLDGAMGERLSEKLKASGFVVLGWYNGGARSFYCANKPITRRENLAGQRVRVQQSETSIEMVKLLGATPVVVPYKEVLDSFRNGTIDCAEGNLVSFESTGHYKLAKYMLLDQHTISPEALVVSTKLWSRLSAQDQQAFQKAGKASAVLMRNLWEKRVVSARANVAKEGVQFVTVSDFSPYVRRMAPLYKKYTDNPDVRGDLLTIISNQ from the coding sequence ATGGCCATGGCGGCGGCGGTACCCGTGGGGGCCCAGACGCCGCTGCGGGCCTGGAACACCCACCCTGACGGCTACCCGGTCACCGAGGCGATGAAAAGCTTCATCAGCGAGGTGGAAGCCTCCACCCAGGGCCGCTACACCATCAAGCTGTTTTCCGATGCGGTGCTGGGCGACCAGGGCAAGGCGGTCACGATGATGAAGGCCGGCGAGATCGACCTGGCCGAATTCAACCTGGGCCCGCTGGCCGAGGCCGCACCCGGCCTGCAGGCGTTCAACCTGCCCTTCCTGTTCGGCGATGCCGCCCACATGTTCCGCTACCTCGACGGCGCCATGGGCGAGCGCCTGTCCGAGAAGCTCAAGGCCTCCGGCTTCGTGGTCCTGGGCTGGTACAACGGCGGCGCGCGCTCGTTCTACTGCGCCAACAAGCCGATCACCCGGCGCGAAAACCTGGCGGGTCAGCGGGTGCGCGTGCAGCAGTCGGAAACCTCCATCGAGATGGTGAAGCTGCTCGGCGCCACCCCCGTGGTCGTCCCCTACAAGGAGGTGCTCGACAGCTTTCGCAACGGCACCATCGATTGCGCCGAAGGCAACCTGGTCTCCTTCGAATCGACCGGCCACTACAAGCTGGCCAAATACATGCTGCTGGACCAGCACACCATCTCGCCCGAGGCCCTGGTGGTATCCACCAAGCTCTGGAGCCGGCTGAGTGCGCAGGACCAGCAGGCCTTTCAAAAAGCGGGCAAGGCCTCCGCCGTGCTGATGCGCAACCTGTGGGAAAAGCGGGTGGTCTCGGCACGTGCCAATGTGGCCAAGGAAGGCGTGCAGTTCGTGACTGTGTCCGACTTCTCTCCCTATGTGCGCCGCATGGCGCCGCTGTACAAGAAGTACACCGACAACCCTGATGTGCGGGGCGATCTGCTCACCATCATCTCCAACCAGTGA
- a CDS encoding STY0301 family protein: MLLFAAANGGMPTAQAAEVCPAQPGQPLRQVDVFDGPVEDLATLVPDVAKERAGHWQLGYVYSVGRTVHVRCHYADARTVDVALPQKVERCDYRIDARKTLDLRCK; encoded by the coding sequence GTGCTGCTGTTCGCCGCCGCCAACGGCGGCATGCCGACCGCCCAGGCGGCCGAGGTCTGCCCCGCGCAACCCGGCCAGCCTTTGCGGCAGGTCGATGTTTTCGATGGCCCGGTCGAAGACTTGGCGACCCTGGTGCCCGACGTCGCGAAGGAGCGCGCGGGGCACTGGCAGCTCGGGTACGTGTATTCGGTGGGGCGCACCGTCCACGTGCGCTGCCATTACGCCGATGCGCGCACGGTGGATGTCGCATTGCCCCAGAAAGTGGAACGTTGCGACTACCGCATCGACGCCCGCAAGACGCTCGATCTGCGCTGCAAGTAA